The genomic DNA GACTTACAACTGAATGGTTGTGGCGGTGTCATGCTCAACGGTGACTTTAGCACTACCAATCTAGAACTCATGCACCAAACCAACTTAGCCAGTGGCACGACTCATTTCATGCCTACCCTCATCACTACCAATGATGAGGAAATGGAGCAAGCTGTAGCGATTTCTAGGACTCACCAGCAGCATCAAGGTTCTGGTAACTTAGGCTTACATCTCGAAGGGCCCTATTTAAGCGTGGAGAAAAAAGGCATTCATAGCGAGCAACTGATCCGCCGTTTAAACAAACAGCGCTTACAGTTCTTACTCGACAATAGCGATGCCATTAGCAAGGTGACCTTAGCTCCAGAAAACGTCGAGCTTGCCACCATTAGCGCTCTTAAAGAAGCCGGTATATTGGTATCGATAGGCCATACCAACGCCACCTACCAGCAAGCTACGGCAGCGATCAACGCGGGTGCAGGCTTTGCCACTCACTTATTTAATGCCATGAGCCCAATGACCGGTCGAGAACCCGGCGTGGTGGGCGCCATTTTCGATAACAACCTTTACGCGGGGATCATCGTAGATGGCCACCACGTAGCGGCTCCTAACGTGCGGCTAGCTCAACGACTGTTACAGCAGAAACTTTGCTTAGTGACCGATGCTACCGCAGCAGCAGGCGCAGACATCGACAGCTTTGATTTTGTAGGGCGTAAAATTAGCGTACAGGATGGGATTTGCGTCGGTGATGATGGTACACTGGGCGGCTCGGCTTTAACCATGATAGAAGCAGTAAAAAACTGCGTACAATCAGTAGGTTTCTCACTACGAGATAGCCTGAGAATGGCCTCTTTGTACCCCGCAACAGCGATCTCTATGGAACAACAGTTAGGCAGTATTAAATCGGGCTATCGGGCTAACCTCACTGCCTTTGATAAGGACTTCAATGTGACACTTAGCATTAGCGATGGTCACTTAACTCAATTTAAAACGACGCTAGCATGAACGACAAACTGATTGTCAATGTAGACAAAGTAAAACAAGTGAATACCGCCGCCGTGTACGGAATGATAGACCAACAAGGGCCTATCTCCCGGGTCAAAATCGCCGAGCAAAGCCAATTGGCTCCTGCCAGCGTCACTAAAATCACTCGGCAACTGCTGGCTACTGGCTTAATTAAAGAAGTGGCTCAACAAGCTTCCACCGGAGGGCGCAGAGCGATTTCTTTAATGACCGAACAAGCTAACTATTACTTTGTATCGGTACGCTTAGGCCGCGGTGAAATGGATATATCACTGTTCGATTTAAGCGGTATATCGCATGCGCATTGTTGTAAAACGATGACTGAAACCGAACAGCAAGCGCTAGTAGATGATTTACTTACGCAAATTGACCAGTTTATTCAGCAACAGGTAGACAGCAGCGCCAAGCTGATTGCCGTGGCACTGACCTTATCTGGTTTGGTTAATCCCGGTGAAGGCATTGTAGTATATACCCCACATTACCAACTGCGTGACTGCCCGCTGGCTAAATATATAGAGCAGCGCTTCGGCCTGCCCGCCTATATTGGTAACGATACCCGCGCCAAAGCCTTGGCCGAGCATTATTTTGGTGCCACTAAAGACTGTCTCGACTCAATACTCATTACCGTGCATAACGGCACCAGTGCCGGGATTATTGTTAATGGCCGAGTATTCATGAGCCAGCATCGCGATGTGGGTGAAATTGGCCATATCCAAGTCGACCCTTTAGGTGAAAAGTGTCAATGTGGAAACGTCGGTTGTTTAGAAACCATCGTATCAAATAACGCCATCGTAAAACGCATCGAGAAGCTCATCGCCCAAGGCCGTCCTTGTTTACTAAGCACGCCTTTTAACATTAATGATGTTTGCCAAGCAGCAAATCAAGGCGATACCCTTTGCAAGCAGGTATTAGTGCAAGTGGCTACAGTGTTAGGTAACAGTATCGCTATTTGTATTAACCTATTTCATCCACAAAAGATTGTATTAGGCGGGGAAATCATGGCCAGTGAAGCCATATTACTCCCCACTATTCAACAATGTGTAGAGCACCAAGCGCTTAGCTCCTTTAGCGAGAACTTACCAATCACTGTGGCGCATTTTCAAAATAGCCCAACCATTGGTGGCTTAGCATTGGTGAAGCGTGCACTATTGGACGGAAGTTTGCTGTTACGCCTAATCAGTGACAAAGCCGAATAATAAGGCCAGTGTTGAAGTAACGCACCCGCTAGCGCTAATTTAACACTGGCGCGGCTATTATAAATAGCCCACATCTTGATGCCCTTCTTCCCAACTAACGCCCTCAGCTTGGCATTTATTATCAGCCTGCATATTGCATGGCCCAGCGTTAGTTTCTACAGTAACGCTTGCCATCAACTTATCAGCTCGCCTCACTGACAAATCTATAACATTGCGTGCATTTGAGTGTGCTCACTGATTTATACATCCACTCATCACAATGGAAGTATTCTAAAATAAAATATTCGATATTAAGCAATAAGCTAAAAATGCCTATGTTAGGTTTTGGGGTATTTCTAGTGACCGACAAAGAGCAATGCCAACAGGCTGTGCTCAGAGCCATCCGAACTGGCTACCGAATGATTGATACCGCCGCGGTATACGGAAATGAAGATTCGGTTGGCGCGCCTTAGAAGATGCCTATGTGCAAGGCAAGTTAAAAGCCATCGTGGTCTCTAACTTCTACGCATGTGTGTTAACTAACTTCTGCGAAACCGTCACGATAAAACCGATGGTGAATTAAGTTGAGCTGCATGCCTACTTCGTCCAGCCTGCAGCTTTAGAAACCATGAAACATTATAGCGTGCAAGCCGAAGCCATGGGTGCCAATTGGCGGCGGGCACTACAAGCCATTTGAAGAGAAAGTATTACAAGACATCGCACAAGCCCATGGCAAGACCATTGCGCAAGTGAGATTACGCTGGAACATACAGCGTGGTGCAACGGTGTTCCCCAAGTCAACTCGTCAGCATTGAATTGAATAGACCTTTGCTATTTGGAATTTTCAACTTAGCGAACCAGAGGTGGCAATCATTAGTAGCCTAGATTTAGGCTATGAAGTACCGACAGTTAAGCACTTTGACCCAGAATTTGTGCGCGCCGTAAATAACGTAAAGATCCACGATTAGAGACTGGCTTAGCTTTGTCTAAAAGCTAATGGCCAAAGGCAAGTGGCGTTAGCCTTAACGCAAAAAGGGCGGTAATACACCGCCCTTTTGATTTATTTTAAGCCGAGCAAGTCACACCTATACTGTGTTCGCTTTGCCAAAATAATTGCCATTGATCTTCACTAGCAGAACACCCACAATTTCCTGAACAAGAGCCGAGTTTAACAATCTGTAAACGGTGGCGTTTAACCCAAGGTTGTAGCATCGCCAAAGTCGCATCATCATCCATCGAGAAATGCCGAGCAACTTGATTCAGCGTGGCTCCAGGATTTGACTCTATGTACTGTTTAAGCGCTTGTAATATCATATTGCTCTGCCTTCTTTCTTTTTAGAAATAGCACCCAAGTACACATCATCATCGCAATCACTAGTAGTAGAACACTAGCCGACACAGGCGCTTGTTGCCAAGTGGCCAACTGGTAGTAAACCGTGGAGACGCTGTAAGCCAGCAAGGTAGACCACACTGCAATCAATCTAGCCCAGCGCATTCCCAGCTCTTTCACCAAGGCCCCCATGGCCGCAGCACATGGCATGTATAGCAAAATAAATAACATGAAAGACACCGCGGATTCTGGTGTGAAATGTAAAGTTAGTTGTGACATGGTGCTGACATCTACATCATTAGCTTCTGCTGCAGCGGCCAAATCGTTAGTTTGCTCGATTTCGATACCAAGAGGATCGCTGTAATTTAGACCAAGGAAGTTATCGATAATCGTTTGCCCGGCCTCTTGGAAACGTTCCAAATAGGTCCACTGTTCTTCATCTTCGCCCACTTGTGCATATAAGCTATTTAAGGTGCCAATTACCGCTTCTTTAGCAAACAAACCGGTTACAATGCCCACTGTGGCTGGCCAGTTGTCTTTTTCTATGCCCATTGGAGCAAACACTGGAGTCACGACTTGGCTGGCTTTACTTAGCAGTGAGCGGGGTTGCTCTGGAGCGGCTCCCTCATCGCCTAGGTGAATACTATTTAATACACTCAACACCGCCACCACCAATACAATGGTTTTACCCGCGCCTAAAACAAAGCCCCGCACTTTCTGCCAAGTTAATAAAAACACCCCAAATGCTGTCGGCAATTGGTAGTCGGGTAGCTCTAACACCGAGTCTTGAGCGTTACCGGGCAATAAGGTGTATTTGAGCAATAAGCCAGTTACCACTGCGGCGATAATACCAATCAAATACAAAGCAAATACCATGTTCTGCCCTTGCTCGGGGAAGAAGGCTGCCACAAACAAGGCATATACGGGCAAGCGAGCGCCGCAAGACATAAATGGGCTCATCGCCGAGGTCAGTACCCGTTCACGGTGTTTTTCCAGCACTCGAGTCGCCATTACCGCAGGTACCGTACAACCAAAGCCCATAAGCATTGGCACAAAGGCTTTACCAGGCAAACCAATGACCTGCATTGCACGGTCCACCACAAAGGCGGCCCGCGCTAAATAACCTGAGCTTTCCAGAAGCGCCAAAAACAGATACAAACAGGCAATCACTGGAATGAAGGTTGCCACGGTTTGAATACCCACTCCCACTCCACCAGATAACACCAGACTTAACCACTCTGGCGCACCAATGCTAGCTAATAGTTCTTGCACTCCATCAACAAAGATGGTGCCAGCCACAATATCGAAGAAATCAATAAACACCGCACCACCGTTAATGGCGAACATAAACATCACATACATCACCCCTAAAAAGGCGGGGATGCCTAACCAACGATTCAGCAAAACTTTGTCGAGCATGGCTGAGTAATCGCGACGCAACTGGCCTTTCTTACCCACGCTTTCTTGAGTGAGCGAGTAAATAAAGTTGTAACGACTAGCAGCAAGTTCTAGGTCAATGTCGGTAGTAGCAAATTGCTGAGCTGCTTGCTCAAATTCCACCAATTGCTCAGGCAATAACTGCTGGCTCAAGCAGGGGTCGTTTTCCAAAAGACGCAATACTTGCCCCTTATTCATGCTCAATTTAGGCTGCCACTGCTCGGCAAAGGCTTCAATCTGTTCAGAATAAGTGAGATTTAAGGTAGCGCTTTGCTGCGCCTGTTTAACAATTTCCGGTAATTGACGTTTAAACTCATTCACCTGAGCCTTAGATGTGGCCGCTAAACAAACTAGCGGCACATGGAAACGTTCACTAAATTGCTTCACTTTAATCTTCAGCAACTTAGCCTTGGCGGTATCCATTTTGTTGAGCACTAGCACCACTGGCAAACCCAGCTCTTTTAGCTGAATACTTAAATACAAGCTTCTCTCGAGAGCGGCGGCATCAACAACGTTTATGACTAAATCTAAGGGTTCTGTTTGTAGAAAATCACAAGCAATACGTTCGTCGAGTGCACTGGTATCGAGCTGCGGGTCGATATTGTAAACACCCGGTAAGTCTATTAGCTCGGCTTTCCAGTCACCCACCTGTAATAGGCCTGACTTTTTATCGACAGTAATACCACTAAAGTTACCCACTTTTTGTCTACTGCCTGTTAGCGCGTTAAACAAGGTACTCTTCCCGCTATTTGGGTTGCCTACAGTGGCTATCATATATTGACTCATAGTGACTGCACCTCTATCGATTTAGCTTGATTAGTACTTAAGGCCAAACTAATCCCCGGAGCCGATATTTGAATTGGGTCTCCTAACGGTGCGCGTCTGACAATGGTTAGCGTTGTATTGGGCAAAATGCCTAAAGACATTAACTTTTTACGATTCGCTCTAGATAGGTTTTGCAGACTTAAAATTAACGCCTGTTGACCTACAGCTATTTCATCTAATGACATAAAGCCTCCGTGCCAAAACTTAAATAATAATGATTTTCATTTGATTGATTGTGCGACACTCATCACTATTTCGTCTTGATCTGAATCAAGGACTTTTCACTGTTTGATATTTGAACAAGCATTTTTTTAAACGCTTTACTTTGGAAGCCGCTGTTGAAATACGCTACCATTTGGCGACTTATGATTGAGGTAAGCAACAATGTCATTGAAAGACCAATTATCACAGCTGGTATATTCCACTGATCAAGGGCGTATTGAGCCAGAACAACAGCAAGAAACCATTCCCGAAAGCGACGGCTTTATTAAGATCCGCCGAGAAACAAAAGGACGCAAAGGCAAAGGGGTTACTTGCTTAAGCGGCTTTGGTTTAAGTGAAACCGAACTAAAAGCCCTATCTAAGGAAATGAAAAAGTTGTGTGGTGTTGGTGGCAGCGTTAAAGACTATGTGATTGAAATTCAGGGCGATCAACGCGACAAACTAGAAAATTGGTTACAGCAAAAAGGCTACAAAACCAAACGTATTGGTGGCTAAAACCTTTTGCTATTTAATGCTTATTTGGTTATATTCGCCCCGCGTTTTGGGGAGTAGCCGCCATATCCTTTCGGATTACGGGCATTCATCAACATACTTGGTGCCAAATCACCATGGTGAATGCAGCCTTTTATTGGGCCTGGCAAGACCAAATGCACATTAACGCCAATACGAGGTGGGCGGCGTTGTGTGCATTGGTTATTAGCCCACCTCATAACGTGAGACCCTCATGGAAGCTTTATTTACTTCAATCACCGCCGTAGCGATTGCTGAAATTGGTGATAAAACTCAACTTCTAGCCTTATTACTAGCCTGCAAATTTAGAAAGCCAGTACCGATTATTCTTGGCATTATTATCGCCACCCTGCTCAACCACGCTGCCGCCGCTTGGTTTGGCTCTCTGGTGCAACAATGGTTAAGCCCAGAAGTACTCCGCTGGTTATTAGGTTTGTCTTTTATCGCCATGGCTATTTGGGTGCTCATTCCCGATAAGATTGACGAAGAAGATAGCAAGATGCTTAAGTACGGCCCCTTCCTTGCGTCTTTAGTACTGTTCTTCATTGCTGAAATTGGTGATAAAACCCAAGTGGCCACGGTGATCTTAGCAGCCAAGTATGAATCCTTAGTCATGGTGATTACCGGCACCACTATTGGTATGTGTTTAGCCAATGTTCCAGTGGTCTTGCTCGGTAAATTGGGCGTTGAAAAACTCCCCATGACCCTAATTCACCGTTTAACCGCCTTATTATTCTTTGCCCTAGGCCTTACCACTATCTTGTTTTAAGCTTGTTGGTGCACGGTTAATATATGGTAAACTTCGGCAAATTTTATTGTTAAGGATCTATGAATGAAATTTGTTCGTTGGCTCTTAGGCCGCATTATCTTGTTTTTTAACGCCGTATTTGCCCCTAAGAAACCTAGGTTGTCGATAGCAGAACAACAGCAAATTAACCGTAAAACCCAAGGCTTGCAGCTCTATCAATTAGCGGCTTGTCCTTTTTGTGTAAAGGTTCGCCGCGCTATGCGCCGTAATAGCATTACGATTGAACTACGTGATATCAAAGCCCAACCAGAGTATTTAGACGAGTTAGTGAGTCAAGGTGGCTCAAGAAAAGTACCCTGCCTACGGATTGAGCAAGCAGACAAGGTAGAATGGCTGTATGAATCAAATGATATTATTAACTACCTCGAAGCCAGAATTGCTTAAATAATAAAGCTCCGCTAGCGGAGCTTTTTTATTACGCGGTGTTAATCCACTTCCATAACGTTGCTTGGCATAATGTGGCGCAAGCGCTTCCAAATCTCACTGCTGGCAATACCGTAATTACGCACCACATAAAGGGCCTTGTCGTACTCGCCAGACTCAGCCAAGGCAATCAAGTCTTGATAGAACTTATCTACCAATTGGCGAGATTCGGCTTCATCAAAATAAAACTTACCCACGCTTTGATACATGCCTCTGAAACCATTTAATATTAAGGCATACAAAGGGTTACCTGAGGCAAAAGCTAAGCCATGCAACACTTGGTAATCAAATTCAGCATAGGCCTGACCGGTTTGTTCTAAAGACTTATACTGCTCAATTAACTGACGACTCTGCTCTGGATTGTTTTTTAATGCACCACGAATGAAAATCACACTGATATTGGTTCTAGCAGAAAGTAACTGTTCAAATAGCTCTGGAACCCCTTCGGTATCTAAACGCGCCAAGGTCTCTAATACGTTCAAGCCTGCCGTTTCCCAAAAGTTATTCACCTTAGTGGGTTTACCATGTTGAATAGTTAACCAGCCATCACGAGCCAAACGCTGCAAAACCTCACGTAAGGTAGTACGGGTAACGCCAATTAATTCAGAAAGCTCTCTCTCTGCAGGAAGGATTGTTCCAGGTGCAAAACGGTTATTCCAGATCGATTCGATAATGTATTGTTCAGCGAATCCCGCTGGACTTTTTGCTTTTATGACCATTTTTTACTCAGTCTATTTACGTTTTTATTTGGAGGATAATAACAAACCATTAACTAAAGCTAAAGTAAGTGGTTTGAGCTCTAACCTGCAAGCTTGGAATAAATCTCAATTGCCGCATCGTTGGCCAAGATTAATTTGATATTTTTTCTTAAGCTGCTACCAAATCAGCGGCTTATCCCTTACAATCCTGCTCGGGTTTTCCCATGCGAAAACTTGACCTGCCATTTGAATAACAATGAGATTTCAGGATGAATACTAGTCTGTCTAGCGCTTTTGCTAAGAATTTTCTTGGTAACGCGCCTTTGTGGTACAAAAAAGCCATTGTTTTATTTCTA from Agarivorans gilvus includes the following:
- the nagA gene encoding N-acetylglucosamine-6-phosphate deacetylase, which codes for MMYALSNAVVFDGKELLTGYSVIVDKQHVISVIADTLVSPQIDVIDLNGATLCPGFIDLQLNGCGGVMLNGDFSTTNLELMHQTNLASGTTHFMPTLITTNDEEMEQAVAISRTHQQHQGSGNLGLHLEGPYLSVEKKGIHSEQLIRRLNKQRLQFLLDNSDAISKVTLAPENVELATISALKEAGILVSIGHTNATYQQATAAINAGAGFATHLFNAMSPMTGREPGVVGAIFDNNLYAGIIVDGHHVAAPNVRLAQRLLQQKLCLVTDATAAAGADIDSFDFVGRKISVQDGICVGDDGTLGGSALTMIEAVKNCVQSVGFSLRDSLRMASLYPATAISMEQQLGSIKSGYRANLTAFDKDFNVTLSISDGHLTQFKTTLA
- a CDS encoding ROK family protein, with amino-acid sequence MNDKLIVNVDKVKQVNTAAVYGMIDQQGPISRVKIAEQSQLAPASVTKITRQLLATGLIKEVAQQASTGGRRAISLMTEQANYYFVSVRLGRGEMDISLFDLSGISHAHCCKTMTETEQQALVDDLLTQIDQFIQQQVDSSAKLIAVALTLSGLVNPGEGIVVYTPHYQLRDCPLAKYIEQRFGLPAYIGNDTRAKALAEHYFGATKDCLDSILITVHNGTSAGIIVNGRVFMSQHRDVGEIGHIQVDPLGEKCQCGNVGCLETIVSNNAIVKRIEKLIAQGRPCLLSTPFNINDVCQAANQGDTLCKQVLVQVATVLGNSIAICINLFHPQKIVLGGEIMASEAILLPTIQQCVEHQALSSFSENLPITVAHFQNSPTIGGLALVKRALLDGSLLLRLISDKAE
- a CDS encoding aldo/keto reductase; translation: MPMLGFGVFLVTDKEQCQQAVLRAIRTGYRMIDTAAVYGNEDSVGAP
- a CDS encoding FeoC-like transcriptional regulator codes for the protein MILQALKQYIESNPGATLNQVARHFSMDDDATLAMLQPWVKRHRLQIVKLGSCSGNCGCSASEDQWQLFWQSEHSIGVTCSA
- the feoB gene encoding Fe(2+) transporter permease subunit FeoB: MSQYMIATVGNPNSGKSTLFNALTGSRQKVGNFSGITVDKKSGLLQVGDWKAELIDLPGVYNIDPQLDTSALDERIACDFLQTEPLDLVINVVDAAALERSLYLSIQLKELGLPVVLVLNKMDTAKAKLLKIKVKQFSERFHVPLVCLAATSKAQVNEFKRQLPEIVKQAQQSATLNLTYSEQIEAFAEQWQPKLSMNKGQVLRLLENDPCLSQQLLPEQLVEFEQAAQQFATTDIDLELAASRYNFIYSLTQESVGKKGQLRRDYSAMLDKVLLNRWLGIPAFLGVMYVMFMFAINGGAVFIDFFDIVAGTIFVDGVQELLASIGAPEWLSLVLSGGVGVGIQTVATFIPVIACLYLFLALLESSGYLARAAFVVDRAMQVIGLPGKAFVPMLMGFGCTVPAVMATRVLEKHRERVLTSAMSPFMSCGARLPVYALFVAAFFPEQGQNMVFALYLIGIIAAVVTGLLLKYTLLPGNAQDSVLELPDYQLPTAFGVFLLTWQKVRGFVLGAGKTIVLVVAVLSVLNSIHLGDEGAAPEQPRSLLSKASQVVTPVFAPMGIEKDNWPATVGIVTGLFAKEAVIGTLNSLYAQVGEDEEQWTYLERFQEAGQTIIDNFLGLNYSDPLGIEIEQTNDLAAAAEANDVDVSTMSQLTLHFTPESAVSFMLFILLYMPCAAAMGALVKELGMRWARLIAVWSTLLAYSVSTVYYQLATWQQAPVSASVLLLVIAMMMCTWVLFLKRKKAEQYDITSA
- a CDS encoding FeoA family protein — its product is MSLDEIAVGQQALILSLQNLSRANRKKLMSLGILPNTTLTIVRRAPLGDPIQISAPGISLALSTNQAKSIEVQSL
- the yciH gene encoding stress response translation initiation inhibitor YciH, whose protein sequence is MSLKDQLSQLVYSTDQGRIEPEQQQETIPESDGFIKIRRETKGRKGKGVTCLSGFGLSETELKALSKEMKKLCGVGGSVKDYVIEIQGDQRDKLENWLQQKGYKTKRIGG
- a CDS encoding TMEM165/GDT1 family protein; this translates as MEALFTSITAVAIAEIGDKTQLLALLLACKFRKPVPIILGIIIATLLNHAAAAWFGSLVQQWLSPEVLRWLLGLSFIAMAIWVLIPDKIDEEDSKMLKYGPFLASLVLFFIAEIGDKTQVATVILAAKYESLVMVITGTTIGMCLANVPVVLLGKLGVEKLPMTLIHRLTALLFFALGLTTILF
- a CDS encoding glutaredoxin family protein, with the protein product MKFVRWLLGRIILFFNAVFAPKKPRLSIAEQQQINRKTQGLQLYQLAACPFCVKVRRAMRRNSITIELRDIKAQPEYLDELVSQGGSRKVPCLRIEQADKVEWLYESNDIINYLEARIA
- the fadR gene encoding fatty acid metabolism transcriptional regulator FadR, which codes for MVIKAKSPAGFAEQYIIESIWNNRFAPGTILPAERELSELIGVTRTTLREVLQRLARDGWLTIQHGKPTKVNNFWETAGLNVLETLARLDTEGVPELFEQLLSARTNISVIFIRGALKNNPEQSRQLIEQYKSLEQTGQAYAEFDYQVLHGLAFASGNPLYALILNGFRGMYQSVGKFYFDEAESRQLVDKFYQDLIALAESGEYDKALYVVRNYGIASSEIWKRLRHIMPSNVMEVD